In a genomic window of Flavobacterium lipolyticum:
- a CDS encoding exosortase F system-associated membrane protein gives MLNRILEHKSKLIIAVAIVLCFAVIRAFENQLFYDPFLDYFDGDFKNLPFPEVKNFTLFLNLLLRYVLNTILSLSLIYVLFQDRDMFRFSLFLYVFFAVILLGMFFVVLECFAEGNWLLFYVRRFIIQPIFVLLFIPAFYYQQQNLKK, from the coding sequence ATGCTAAATAGAATCCTCGAACATAAGTCCAAATTAATAATTGCGGTTGCGATTGTATTGTGTTTTGCAGTTATCAGAGCTTTTGAAAATCAGCTGTTCTATGACCCGTTTTTGGATTATTTTGACGGTGATTTTAAAAATTTACCATTTCCCGAGGTGAAAAATTTTACTCTTTTTCTGAATTTATTACTCCGGTATGTACTGAATACTATTTTGTCTTTGTCATTGATCTATGTTTTGTTTCAGGATCGGGATATGTTTCGATTTAGTTTGTTTCTGTATGTGTTTTTTGCTGTGATACTTTTGGGGATGTTTTTTGTCGTTCTTGAATGTTTTGCAGAAGGAAACTGGCTTCTTTTTTATGTGCGAAGGTTCATTATTCAGCCCATATTTGTATTGTTGTTTATTCCGGCATTTTATTATCAGCAGCAAAATTTAAAAAAATAA
- a CDS encoding HYC_CC_PP family protein — translation MKLKKCTGLFLAFLLLVSNIGFAFDVHYCGGEIASVSLNTTAAAPEKNCCGTSEKKSSCCKDKVVHFEKKSDDATLKFFFFQFAFPMAVQEYQPIAFLGIANFKSNQVISYYSDANAPPLFKLYHQYIFYS, via the coding sequence ATGAAACTAAAGAAGTGTACCGGATTATTTTTGGCCTTCCTATTATTGGTCTCCAATATTGGGTTTGCTTTTGATGTGCACTATTGTGGCGGAGAGATTGCTTCGGTTTCATTGAATACAACAGCAGCAGCTCCTGAAAAGAATTGTTGCGGAACCTCTGAAAAAAAATCATCTTGTTGTAAAGACAAAGTAGTTCATTTTGAAAAGAAATCAGATGATGCTACTTTAAAGTTTTTCTTCTTCCAGTTTGCTTTTCCTATGGCAGTTCAGGAATATCAACCGATTGCTTTTCTTGGAATTGCAAATTTCAAAAGCAATCAGGTTATTTCGTATTATTCTGATGCCAATGCACCGCCTTTATTTAAGTTGTATCACCAGTATATTTTTTATTCCTGA
- a CDS encoding TonB-dependent receptor plug domain-containing protein — translation MQKSILLFVAFLLSVSAFSQEDLQEVKITKKQKGIKKSYTLTSNTTVITSKELLKAACCNLAESFETNPSIDVNFSDALTGTKQIKMLGLTSPYLLITEENLPSVRGASQAYGLSFTPGTWIESVQITKGAGSVINGYESISGQINTELLKPLNDIPFFLNAYGSTDARFELNTHFNRKLSDKWATSLFVHGNARVAKNDMNDDGFLDNPLGKQINVLNRYQYYNPDSGLVSFINFRYMNDKKQTGELDFDKNTDRGTKNHWGSEINTERFDVSTKIGYVFKDMPYQSIGFQNAFNTHNQNSYFGLSLYDIRQNSFYSNLIFNSIINNTKHKFSTGLNFAYDQYQEFVNANDYSRIDNSVGAFFEYTYDNTDNFSLILGGRVDNHNRLGVFVTPRLHLRYNPWKNGVLRVSAGRGKRSANIFAENQQLFASSRTFSILDQGGKIYGLNPEIAWNYGVSFSQKFRLFNKNSEIGFDFYRTDFQNQAVVDLMQSPQDVLFYNLKGSSFANSFQAEFNFELIHNLNLRTAYKYYDIQTDYLRGTFQRPLQAKHRFLGNLEYETQVNDGKQWKFDYTFNWSGKQQLPYTASNPTADQFPDFSPSYAVMNVQVTRIFSPVFEVYVGGENIGNYKQEKAILGASDPFGPNFDASVAYAPIFGQMYYAGLRFKIK, via the coding sequence ATGCAAAAAAGTATACTGCTTTTTGTCGCATTTTTGCTATCCGTATCCGCGTTTTCGCAAGAAGATTTGCAGGAAGTAAAAATCACAAAAAAGCAAAAAGGAATAAAAAAATCCTATACGCTTACCTCTAATACTACTGTTATCACCAGCAAGGAGTTATTAAAAGCAGCCTGCTGTAACCTGGCCGAGAGTTTCGAAACAAATCCTTCGATTGATGTGAATTTTTCAGATGCTTTAACCGGGACCAAGCAAATTAAAATGCTTGGCTTAACAAGCCCTTATTTATTAATCACCGAAGAGAATCTTCCTTCTGTACGCGGAGCTTCGCAAGCTTACGGATTATCGTTTACCCCGGGAACATGGATCGAAAGTGTTCAGATTACAAAAGGAGCGGGGAGTGTTATCAATGGGTATGAGAGCATTTCCGGACAAATTAATACCGAACTTTTAAAACCATTAAACGACATTCCGTTTTTCTTAAATGCTTATGGCTCTACAGATGCTCGTTTTGAGTTAAATACTCATTTTAATAGAAAACTGTCGGATAAATGGGCGACAAGTTTGTTTGTTCATGGTAATGCGCGTGTAGCAAAGAACGATATGAACGACGATGGTTTTTTGGATAATCCATTAGGAAAACAAATTAATGTTTTGAACCGTTACCAATATTACAATCCTGATAGTGGTTTAGTAAGTTTTATCAATTTCAGGTATATGAATGATAAAAAACAGACCGGAGAATTGGATTTTGACAAGAATACAGATCGCGGAACAAAAAATCACTGGGGTTCAGAAATCAATACAGAACGTTTTGATGTTTCTACAAAAATTGGATATGTTTTTAAAGATATGCCGTATCAAAGTATCGGTTTTCAGAATGCTTTTAATACGCATAATCAAAACTCTTACTTTGGACTGAGTCTTTATGATATCAGACAAAATAGTTTTTATTCGAACTTAATTTTTAATTCGATTATTAACAATACGAAGCATAAGTTTTCTACGGGTTTAAATTTTGCTTATGATCAGTATCAGGAGTTTGTAAACGCAAACGATTACAGCCGAATCGATAATTCTGTGGGAGCATTTTTCGAATACACTTATGATAATACGGATAATTTTAGTTTGATTTTAGGAGGTAGGGTAGACAATCACAATCGATTGGGAGTTTTTGTTACGCCGCGTCTGCACCTGCGATACAATCCATGGAAAAATGGAGTGCTTCGTGTTTCGGCAGGAAGAGGAAAACGTTCCGCTAATATTTTTGCCGAGAATCAGCAGCTATTTGCAAGTTCGAGAACTTTTTCAATTTTGGATCAAGGTGGGAAAATTTACGGATTGAATCCTGAGATTGCATGGAATTATGGGGTAAGTTTTTCTCAGAAATTCCGTCTTTTTAATAAAAATTCCGAAATTGGATTTGATTTCTATCGTACCGATTTTCAGAATCAGGCGGTTGTAGATCTGATGCAGAGTCCGCAGGATGTCTTGTTTTATAATTTAAAAGGAAGCTCTTTTGCCAATAGCTTTCAGGCAGAGTTTAATTTCGAATTGATTCATAATCTGAATTTAAGAACAGCTTATAAATATTACGACATTCAAACGGATTATCTGCGAGGAACTTTTCAGCGACCGTTACAGGCGAAGCATCGTTTTCTGGGGAATCTGGAGTACGAAACCCAAGTAAATGATGGTAAGCAATGGAAATTTGATTATACATTTAACTGGTCCGGAAAACAACAATTGCCTTATACAGCGTCAAACCCGACTGCAGATCAGTTTCCTGATTTTTCGCCTTCGTACGCGGTGATGAATGTTCAGGTAACGCGAATTTTTTCTCCTGTTTTTGAAGTATATGTAGGAGGGGAGAACATTGGGAATTATAAGCAGGAAAAAGCTATTTTAGGAGCTTCAGATCCATTTGGTCCTAATTTTGATGCTTCTGTTGCGTATGCTCCTATTTTTGGACAGATGTATTACGCGGGATTGCGTTTTAAGATAAAATAG
- a CDS encoding heavy-metal-associated domain-containing protein, giving the protein MNRIILIALVAFLGFSAQAQTKKNKNLKYTTEVNGTCEQCKKRIEKAAFSVPGVKSAVWDINTHQLAVILNEEKSSTADLNAVIAKVGHDTKEVKATDADYDNLHSCCKYVRE; this is encoded by the coding sequence ATGAACAGAATAATTTTAATTGCACTAGTAGCTTTTTTAGGATTTTCAGCTCAGGCTCAAACTAAAAAGAATAAAAATTTAAAGTATACAACTGAGGTAAACGGTACTTGTGAGCAATGCAAAAAGCGTATTGAAAAAGCCGCTTTTAGTGTTCCGGGTGTAAAATCGGCGGTTTGGGATATTAACACGCATCAGCTTGCGGTGATTTTGAACGAAGAAAAATCATCTACGGCAGATTTGAATGCTGTTATCGCTAAGGTAGGGCATGATACTAAAGAGGTTAAAGCCACGGATGCTGATTATGATAATCTACATTCCTGCTGCAAATATGTAAGAGAATAA
- a CDS encoding DedA family protein: MNNFDWTQLINPEFYITLSIGGVQIGLFIVLFIVFAETGLFAGFFLPGDSLLFLAGIYSRDLMQNVVDIPTDFLNVFILSTLVAIMGVLGNMTGYWFGAKSGYYLFKKEDSFWFKKKYLLQSKDFFEKYGGKAIIYARFLPIFRTFAPIVAGIVSMDKKKFMFFNVLSSFLWSFILIFAGHYLYGVFLKEGIDLKHHIEYIIIIIVIISTFPVLIKLFKKRPSEKI, translated from the coding sequence ATGAATAATTTTGATTGGACTCAATTAATCAACCCTGAATTTTATATAACATTAAGCATTGGAGGGGTTCAAATTGGTTTATTTATTGTTCTCTTTATAGTTTTTGCTGAAACAGGACTTTTTGCAGGATTTTTTCTTCCGGGAGACAGTTTACTTTTCTTAGCAGGTATTTACAGTCGTGACTTAATGCAGAATGTTGTTGATATACCAACAGATTTTCTTAATGTATTTATACTTTCGACTCTGGTTGCTATAATGGGAGTTTTAGGAAATATGACCGGATATTGGTTTGGTGCCAAAAGCGGTTATTATTTGTTTAAAAAAGAAGACTCTTTTTGGTTCAAGAAAAAATATTTATTGCAATCAAAAGACTTCTTTGAGAAGTACGGTGGAAAAGCAATTATCTATGCACGTTTTCTTCCAATTTTCAGAACTTTCGCCCCTATTGTGGCAGGGATAGTTTCGATGGATAAAAAGAAATTCATGTTCTTTAATGTTCTAAGTTCTTTCTTATGGTCGTTTATACTGATCTTCGCCGGACACTACCTGTATGGAGTGTTTTTGAAAGAAGGAATAGATTTAAAACATCACATCGAATACATTATTATTATAATTGTTATCATATCTACATTTCCGGTATTGATAAAACTCTTTAAAAAGAGACCAAGCGAAAAGATATAA
- the rodA gene encoding rod shape-determining protein RodA, whose amino-acid sequence MKNQSVKNNIDWISVFIYISLVILGWLNIYSSSLLSTEGTYQKQLIFIGCTIPLIFVVLFVDGKFYEKYATIIFGVSLLSLAGLFLFGKTIAGQRCWYAIGSFTLQPSEFAKAATSLALAKYLSDTQINLKDTNRQLQALAIVFSPVLLILPQPDPGSALIYSIFIIVLYREGLPSWYVWTGFITILLFVLTLVLEPYVVILIALGILTIIHFKGRVVDRNIILSGILLAVISAFVFSVDYVFDNVFKQHHRDRFNILLGKSVDMKGIGYNTNQSEIAIGSGGWIGKGFLEGTQTKGGFVPEQHTDYIFTTVGEEWGFAGSLVVILLFAGLFLRVIYLAERQKTKFSRVYGYCVAGILFIHFFVNIAMVIGIFPTIGVPLPFFSYGGSGLWGFTILLFIFLKMDANKVNEW is encoded by the coding sequence ATGAAAAATCAAAGTGTAAAAAATAACATTGACTGGATAAGCGTTTTTATCTACATTTCGTTGGTGATATTAGGGTGGCTCAATATCTATTCTTCCTCATTATTGTCAACCGAAGGAACTTACCAAAAGCAATTAATCTTTATCGGATGTACCATTCCTTTGATTTTTGTGGTGCTTTTTGTAGATGGAAAGTTTTACGAGAAATATGCGACTATTATTTTTGGCGTTTCACTATTGTCCTTAGCCGGTTTGTTCTTATTCGGAAAAACTATTGCCGGACAAAGATGTTGGTACGCTATTGGCAGCTTTACTTTGCAGCCGTCTGAGTTTGCCAAAGCAGCCACTTCATTGGCATTAGCCAAATATTTAAGTGATACACAAATCAACCTGAAAGACACTAACAGGCAGCTTCAGGCTTTGGCGATTGTATTTTCACCTGTATTATTAATTTTACCTCAACCCGATCCGGGAAGCGCCTTAATTTATAGTATTTTCATCATTGTATTGTATAGAGAAGGGCTGCCATCCTGGTACGTATGGACTGGATTTATTACAATCCTATTGTTTGTATTGACACTCGTACTGGAACCTTATGTAGTGATTTTAATTGCCTTGGGTATACTAACAATCATACATTTCAAAGGAAGAGTAGTTGACCGAAATATCATCTTAAGCGGTATCCTTTTAGCCGTCATTTCAGCTTTTGTTTTCTCTGTAGATTATGTTTTCGATAATGTTTTTAAACAGCACCACCGTGACCGTTTTAATATCTTATTAGGAAAAAGTGTTGACATGAAAGGTATTGGATACAACACTAATCAATCTGAAATTGCTATTGGATCCGGGGGATGGATTGGAAAAGGTTTCCTTGAGGGAACTCAAACCAAAGGAGGATTCGTTCCTGAACAACACACCGATTACATTTTCACAACGGTTGGTGAAGAATGGGGTTTTGCAGGGTCTTTAGTCGTAATCTTGCTTTTTGCCGGTTTATTTCTGAGAGTAATCTATCTGGCTGAAAGGCAAAAAACAAAATTCAGCAGGGTATACGGATATTGCGTTGCCGGAATTTTGTTTATACACTTCTTTGTTAACATTGCCATGGTTATTGGAATTTTCCCAACAATTGGGGTTCCTCTGCCTTTCTTTTCGTATGGAGGTTCCGGACTCTGGGGATTCACAATTCTACTGTTTATCTTCTTAAAAATGGATGCTAATAAGGTGAATGAATGGTAG
- the mrdA gene encoding penicillin-binding protein 2, which translates to MRKVLLPSLIIIAASLLVIRIFYLQIIDDSFKLKSENNAIKKKYDYPERGYIYDRHGKLLVANQASYDIMVIPREIKESLNIPEFCTLLNITREEYDKRIAKAKVYSPRLPSVFLAQLNKNEFAAFQEKIRKYEGFYFQKRSLRDYEVDYGANIFGFITQVNERLIAKNPYYNSGDLIGKQGVEESYEDILRGIKGVKYIQKDKYNREIGSYKEGKYDTIAVAGEDINLTIDAELQKYGEELMINKRGGIVAIEPKSGEILALVTAPSYDPGILVGRQRSKNYTLLYHDSIAKPLYDRGLLAEYPPGSPFKILTGLVALQEGVINEQTTFMCHHGFSYGRGRFMKCHGFGPHQLHNGIYNSCNTYFAQSYMLTINKYNNPAKAVDVWSDHIKSFGLGQFMGYDLPTGKRGNIPTSKTYKRIYPNGGWRSTTIVSNAIGQGEVLMTPIQLANMMATVANQGYYYTPHIIKKIEGKKIDAKFTTKHVTTIDQKYFPPVISGLFDVYNKGTAYALRVEGIDICGKTGTAENFAKINGKRTQLKDHSIFVAFAPKDNPKIAIAIMIENGGFGATVAGPIASLMIEKYLRHKITRTDLETRVLNKSLASEYAKLGGMNEASAIESTPKDSTLKAKIVPVKPVTPKAEVKKTVSDTTKKN; encoded by the coding sequence ATGAGAAAAGTTTTGCTGCCCTCTTTAATTATTATTGCAGCATCCTTGCTAGTGATCAGGATCTTTTATTTACAGATCATCGATGATTCGTTTAAGTTAAAATCCGAAAATAATGCCATAAAGAAAAAATATGACTATCCGGAAAGAGGTTATATTTATGATCGACATGGAAAATTATTGGTTGCCAACCAGGCTTCTTATGACATCATGGTGATTCCGAGAGAAATCAAAGAAAGCCTTAATATTCCTGAATTCTGTACTTTATTAAACATTACCAGAGAAGAGTACGACAAAAGAATTGCCAAAGCCAAAGTATACAGCCCAAGACTGCCTTCGGTATTTTTAGCACAGCTGAACAAAAATGAGTTCGCCGCTTTTCAGGAAAAAATTAGAAAATATGAAGGCTTTTATTTTCAAAAGCGTTCCCTTCGTGACTATGAAGTAGATTATGGCGCCAATATCTTTGGCTTCATCACACAGGTAAACGAGCGATTAATTGCCAAAAACCCATATTACAATAGTGGAGATTTGATTGGAAAGCAAGGTGTTGAAGAAAGCTACGAAGACATCCTTAGAGGTATTAAAGGTGTAAAATACATTCAGAAAGACAAATATAACAGAGAAATTGGCTCTTACAAAGAGGGTAAATACGATACTATCGCCGTAGCGGGAGAAGACATCAATTTAACAATCGATGCCGAACTTCAAAAATACGGAGAAGAATTAATGATCAACAAAAGAGGAGGAATTGTCGCTATCGAACCTAAAAGTGGAGAGATTTTGGCATTGGTAACTGCTCCTTCTTATGATCCCGGAATTTTAGTTGGAAGACAACGATCTAAAAATTACACCCTTTTATATCACGACTCTATTGCAAAACCATTATACGACAGAGGACTTTTAGCAGAGTACCCTCCCGGTTCTCCGTTTAAAATCCTTACCGGTCTGGTTGCTTTACAGGAAGGCGTTATCAACGAACAAACGACTTTTATGTGCCACCATGGGTTTAGCTATGGTAGAGGCCGTTTTATGAAATGTCACGGTTTTGGCCCTCATCAATTACACAATGGGATTTACAACTCTTGTAATACCTATTTTGCACAATCTTACATGTTAACCATTAACAAATATAACAATCCTGCTAAGGCGGTAGATGTTTGGAGTGATCACATTAAAAGTTTCGGCTTGGGACAATTTATGGGCTATGACCTGCCAACAGGTAAGAGAGGAAACATTCCAACATCAAAAACATATAAAAGAATTTACCCGAACGGAGGCTGGAGAAGTACAACTATCGTATCGAATGCTATTGGCCAGGGAGAAGTTCTAATGACTCCTATCCAACTAGCTAACATGATGGCAACGGTCGCCAATCAGGGATACTATTATACCCCTCACATCATTAAAAAGATCGAAGGAAAGAAAATTGATGCCAAATTCACCACTAAACATGTCACCACAATTGACCAAAAATATTTCCCACCAGTTATAAGTGGTTTATTTGATGTGTATAACAAAGGAACAGCTTATGCCCTTAGGGTAGAAGGCATTGATATTTGTGGAAAAACGGGTACTGCGGAAAATTTTGCAAAAATTAACGGCAAAAGAACACAGCTTAAAGATCACTCTATATTTGTGGCTTTTGCACCAAAGGATAATCCAAAAATTGCCATTGCCATTATGATTGAAAATGGAGGATTTGGAGCTACAGTGGCAGGTCCGATTGCCAGTTTAATGATTGAAAAATATCTGAGACATAAAATCACCAGGACCGATTTAGAAACAAGGGTTTTAAACAAAAGCTTAGCCAGCGAGTATGCAAAACTGGGCGGTATGAATGAAGCCAGTGCCATTGAATCTACACCAAAAGATTCTACTTTAAAAGCTAAAATTGTTCCCGTTAAACCGGTGACACCTAAAGCAGAAGTTAAAAAAACAGTATCAGACACCACTAAAAAGAACTAA
- the mreC gene encoding rod shape-determining protein MreC yields the protein MQQIFNFIIRNSNRLLFLLLLGISLALTVQSHSYHRSKIISSANFLSGGVYERINRVNEYLNLRTENDELVLENARLKSLLFNKQDTTKLPLADSVKGVKPADIIVSKVIHNSYNTHENFITLNSGANDGVKPDMGVINSLGIIGIIDDTSPRYATVVSILNTKSQINAKIKKSNHFGSLTWDGKSTGFAQLKDVPRLASIRKGDTIVTGGQSVIFPEGINIGTVDKIYIEKNTSYYVINVKLFNDMTNLGHVYIIKSKDREELINLENKEKNE from the coding sequence ATGCAGCAAATTTTTAATTTCATTATAAGAAACAGTAATCGATTGCTGTTTTTGCTGCTTTTAGGTATTTCGTTGGCACTCACAGTTCAGTCTCATTCTTACCACAGAAGCAAAATAATCAGTTCGGCTAATTTTCTAAGCGGAGGTGTTTATGAAAGAATCAATCGCGTAAATGAATATTTGAATCTAAGAACTGAAAATGACGAACTTGTACTTGAAAACGCAAGATTAAAAAGTCTATTATTCAACAAACAAGACACCACAAAACTACCTTTGGCAGACAGTGTAAAAGGAGTTAAACCTGCGGATATTATTGTTTCAAAAGTAATTCACAACTCCTATAACACACACGAAAACTTCATCACGCTTAACTCAGGGGCAAACGATGGCGTTAAACCGGATATGGGGGTAATCAATAGCTTAGGAATTATTGGTATTATTGATGACACATCACCAAGATACGCAACTGTTGTAAGTATTTTGAACACAAAATCTCAAATCAATGCCAAGATTAAAAAGTCAAATCATTTTGGATCATTGACCTGGGACGGTAAAAGCACCGGATTTGCACAGTTAAAAGATGTTCCAAGATTAGCTTCGATCAGAAAAGGTGACACCATCGTAACCGGAGGACAATCGGTAATTTTCCCTGAAGGAATCAACATTGGAACGGTTGACAAGATCTATATTGAGAAAAACACAAGTTACTACGTTATAAATGTTAAACTGTTTAACGATATGACCAACTTGGGACACGTATACATCATCAAGAGCAAGGACAGAGAAGAACTTATTAATTTAGAAAACAAGGAGAAAAATGAATAG
- a CDS encoding rod shape-determining protein, translating into MGFFDFMTEDIAIDLGTANTLIIHNDKVVIDSPSIVARDRISGKIIAVGKEANMMQGKTHENIKTIRPLKDGVIADFDASEKMINMFIKSIPALKKRMFTPALRMVVCIPSGITEVEMRAVKESCERVNGKEVYLIHEPMAAAIGIGIDIMQPKGNMIVDIGGGTTEIAVIALGGIVCDKSVKIAGDVFTNDIVYYMRTQHNLFVGESTAEKIKIQIGAAIEDLDGPPEDMSVQGRDLLTGKPKQVDVSYREIAKALDKSIQRIEDAVMETLSQTPPELAADIYNTGIYLAGGGSMLRGLDKRISQKTDLPVYIAEDPLRAVVRGTGMALKNITKFKSILIK; encoded by the coding sequence ATGGGATTTTTTGATTTCATGACCGAGGATATTGCGATAGACCTTGGTACCGCAAACACTTTAATCATACATAATGATAAAGTTGTTATTGATAGTCCGTCGATCGTTGCACGTGATAGAATATCAGGCAAAATCATTGCTGTTGGTAAGGAAGCCAATATGATGCAAGGTAAAACGCATGAAAACATCAAGACCATAAGGCCTTTAAAAGACGGTGTAATTGCTGATTTTGATGCTTCGGAAAAGATGATCAACATGTTCATCAAAAGCATTCCGGCATTGAAAAAACGCATGTTTACTCCGGCTTTAAGAATGGTGGTTTGTATTCCATCCGGTATTACCGAAGTGGAGATGAGAGCGGTAAAAGAATCTTGTGAGAGAGTAAACGGAAAAGAAGTTTACTTAATTCACGAGCCAATGGCAGCAGCAATTGGTATTGGTATCGATATCATGCAGCCAAAAGGAAACATGATTGTTGATATTGGAGGTGGTACTACAGAAATTGCCGTTATCGCATTAGGTGGAATTGTGTGTGACAAATCTGTAAAAATTGCAGGTGACGTTTTCACAAATGATATTGTTTATTACATGCGTACGCAACACAACCTTTTTGTTGGAGAAAGTACTGCAGAGAAAATAAAAATTCAAATTGGTGCCGCAATCGAAGATTTAGATGGACCACCAGAAGACATGTCAGTTCAAGGTAGAGACTTACTTACAGGGAAACCAAAACAAGTAGATGTTTCCTACCGTGAAATTGCAAAAGCACTTGACAAATCGATTCAACGTATTGAAGATGCGGTAATGGAAACATTATCTCAGACTCCGCCAGAATTAGCAGCCGATATCTACAACACAGGTATTTATTTAGCTGGTGGTGGATCGATGTTAAGAGGTCTTGACAAACGTATTTCGCAAAAAACAGATTTACCTGTTTATATTGCTGAAGACCCATTAAGAGCTGTTGTTCGTGGAACCGGAATGGCACTTAAAAACATTACAAAGTTCAAAAGTATCTTAATCAAATAA
- the purH gene encoding bifunctional phosphoribosylaminoimidazolecarboxamide formyltransferase/IMP cyclohydrolase, which produces MSTTKTIQSALISVFSKDGLEPIVRKLHEQNVTLYSTGGTEDFIKNLGIPVVPVEDITSFPEILGGRVKTLHPKIFGGILNRQDNESDVQQMKEFDIPQIDLVIVDLYPFEKTVASGASEQDIIEKIDIGGISLIRAGAKNFKDTVIVASVNEYSLLLDLITKQNGATTLENRRLLATKAFHVSSHYDGAIFNYFNTDETIYKESIADGQVLRYGENPHQKGFFFGDFDAMFKKVHGKELSYNNLLDVDAAVNLINEFKTDGPTFAILKHNNACGLASRKTISEAYLAALACDPTSAFGGVLIANTKIDVTTAEEINKLFCEVVIAPSYDEEAITILQEKKNRIILIQNEVELPTRQVRTCLNGLLIQDRNNITDTKEHLKTVTITEPTAEEIEDLIFASKICKNTKSNTIVFAKNGTLISSGTGQTSRVDALVQAVDKAKAFGFDLTGASMASDAFFPFPDCVELAKKAGITAVIQPGGSIKDELSINYCNENNLAMVFTGTRHFKH; this is translated from the coding sequence ATGAGCACAACTAAAACAATACAATCGGCATTAATCTCTGTTTTTTCAAAAGACGGCTTAGAGCCAATCGTTAGAAAATTACACGAACAAAACGTAACACTTTACTCGACCGGAGGAACCGAAGATTTCATAAAAAACCTTGGCATTCCTGTTGTTCCTGTTGAAGACATTACTTCTTTCCCTGAAATTCTTGGAGGAAGAGTAAAAACACTTCACCCGAAAATCTTTGGTGGAATTTTAAACCGTCAGGATAACGAAAGTGACGTTCAGCAGATGAAAGAATTCGATATTCCTCAGATTGATTTAGTAATTGTTGATTTGTATCCGTTCGAAAAAACTGTTGCTTCAGGTGCAAGTGAACAGGATATTATTGAAAAAATTGACATTGGCGGAATTTCTTTGATCCGTGCCGGTGCTAAAAATTTCAAAGACACTGTAATTGTTGCTTCGGTAAACGAATACAGCCTGCTTTTAGATTTGATTACAAAACAAAATGGAGCAACTACTCTTGAAAACAGAAGATTATTGGCTACCAAAGCATTCCACGTTTCGTCTCACTACGACGGAGCTATTTTTAACTATTTCAACACTGACGAAACCATTTACAAAGAAAGTATTGCAGATGGTCAGGTTTTAAGATACGGTGAAAACCCTCATCAAAAAGGATTCTTCTTTGGCGATTTTGACGCTATGTTCAAAAAAGTTCACGGAAAAGAATTATCATACAACAACTTATTAGATGTTGATGCAGCAGTAAACTTAATTAATGAGTTCAAAACTGACGGCCCAACATTTGCCATTTTAAAACACAATAACGCTTGTGGTTTAGCTTCAAGAAAAACAATTAGTGAGGCTTATTTAGCAGCGTTGGCTTGTGATCCAACATCTGCTTTTGGCGGAGTTTTGATTGCAAATACTAAAATTGATGTGACAACAGCAGAAGAAATCAACAAATTATTCTGTGAAGTGGTAATCGCTCCAAGTTATGACGAAGAGGCAATTACAATACTACAAGAAAAGAAAAACAGAATCATTTTGATTCAAAATGAAGTTGAATTACCAACAAGACAAGTAAGAACATGTCTTAACGGATTGTTAATTCAGGACAGAAATAATATTACAGATACTAAAGAGCATTTAAAAACCGTTACTATTACTGAGCCTACAGCTGAAGAAATAGAAGATTTGATATTTGCTTCAAAAATTTGTAAAAACACCAAATCAAATACAATCGTATTTGCTAAAAACGGAACATTAATTTCGTCAGGAACAGGTCAGACTTCAAGAGTTGACGCTTTAGTTCAGGCAGTTGACAAAGCAAAAGCTTTTGGATTTGATTTAACGGGCGCTTCGATGGCAAGTGATGCATTTTTTCCATTTCCGGATTGTGTAGAATTAGCCAAAAAAGCAGGAATAACTGCTGTTATTCAGCCAGGAGGCTCAATAAAAGACGAATTAAGCATAAATTATTGCAATGAAAACAATCTTGCAATGGTATTTACGGGAACACGTCATTTTAAACATTAA